Genomic window (Candidatus Wallbacteria bacterium):
AACTCGCGACGGTGACAGTCCAGGCTAAAAAGGTTCATGGCTGCCTTCGATGACAATCCTGCGTTCATCTCCGGACAGTTTGTCTATCTTTACTGTATAGTCTGGTTGTTCCGGACAGGCTTCCCCCCATTCGACAACCGCAATCCCGGTACTCAGTATCTCATTCCAGTCGAATCTATAGCCCGCATTTTCGCACACCAGCCGGTAGAAATCAAAATGATACAGTATTCCCCGACTCCCGCAATATTGGTTGAGCAATGCGAAGGTGGGACTTTTCACTGCATCCTGCGGAATGCCTAAGCTGCCGGCGATGCCCTTCACAAAAATTGTTTTTCCTGATCCCAGTCCACCCAGAATGGAAACAAGATTCCCTTTCTGCAGGCGTACTCCGAAATCGCCTGCCAGGTTCAGTGTTTTTTCCGGGCTTGTGCTTAAATATTCCAAATCAGAATTCCTTCCTTTTGCTGGCAGAGGGGATTCCAAGTTCTTCACGGTACTTTGTGACAGTACGCCTTGCCAGCACAACTCCCTTCTGTTTGAGCATCTCCACCAATTTCTGGTCGGAATATGGATGTTTCTTGTTCTCCCCGTCCGCCAGTTCCCTGAGCAGATCTTTGACTGATTCACGCGACGAGTCTTCCCCGGTCTCGCTGGTATAACCGGTGGTGAAAAAAAATCGCAGAACGTACATCCCACGGGGAGTAGCCATGTATTTGTTGTTCACGGCTCTGGAAACAGTAGATTCATGCACTCCCACCTTCTCTGAAGTTTCCTTGATGGTGAATGGTTTGAGATAGCGGATCCCTTTATAGAAAAATTCATTCTGGCGTTCCAGGATATGATTGGCAATCGCAAGCAGGGTATCACGTCTCTTCTCGATACTGTTGATGAATTCCTCGGCGGCCTGGGAACGCTCTTTCAGGTACCTCTCAGCGTCCTTGGTCAGGTTTCCTTTTTTCATCATCAGCTGAAGGTAATATTTGTTCCTGCGGAGTCTTGGCAACCCCTTCTCGTTGAGTTCCACTTTCAGCAGGCCGTTTTCATCCTCGCTCATTATAATGTCAGGGTCAGGTACGTAATTGTCATCATCTGTCACGAAAGCGTCTATCGCCGGCCTGGGGGAAAAATCCCGCTTGATGATTTCTGAAGCTTCCTTGACTTCTTC
Coding sequences:
- the tsaE gene encoding tRNA (adenosine(37)-N6)-threonylcarbamoyltransferase complex ATPase subunit type 1 TsaE, with translation MEYLSTSPEKTLNLAGDFGVRLQKGNLVSILGGLGSGKTIFVKGIAGSLGIPQDAVKSPTFALLNQYCGSRGILYHFDFYRLVCENAGYRFDWNEILSTGIAVVEWGEACPEQPDYTVKIDKLSGDERRIVIEGSHEPF
- the rpoN gene encoding RNA polymerase factor sigma-54; this translates as MPDLTQVQKLETKQIQIQTLTQKQILSLNILQLQKAELEQIIEKELETNPVLEEEEQPQEAAPETNVEKPAEPPAYIEKIDYEWQQEIEDDGYLPNPKYQNDEEDKSFEKFVSRNESLAEYLQKQLRLTVNEHDLKIGEFLIGNLSHDGFLRISLEEASKYLNVTEDEVESVLYLLQELGPTGVGSRDLKECLFLQYLEKEMENEVVAEIIQNHLEDLGRNKLRDIARKLHVSIEEVKEASEIIKRDFSPRPAIDAFVTDDDNYVPDPDIIMSEDENGLLKVELNEKGLPRLRRNKYYLQLMMKKGNLTKDAERYLKERSQAAEEFINSIEKRRDTLLAIANHILERQNEFFYKGIRYLKPFTIKETSEKVGVHESTVSRAVNNKYMATPRGMYVLRFFFTTGYTSETGEDSSRESVKDLLRELADGENKKHPYSDQKLVEMLKQKGVVLARRTVTKYREELGIPSASKRKEF